The Micromonospora sp. Llam0 genome includes a window with the following:
- a CDS encoding TetR/AcrR family transcriptional regulator gives MPRVSQIQLDARRQEILAAARVCFARHGYEGATVRRLEEATGLSRGAIFHHFRDKDSLFLAVAEDDAAAMVETVARNGLVQVMRDLLTRADSPDTAGWLGSQLEVSRRLRTDPDFARRWAARSSAIAEATRERLRRQRDAGVLRDDVPIDVLARFLELAYDGLVLQLAMGRPGSDLGAVLDIVEEAVRRPPPR, from the coding sequence ATGCCCCGGGTGAGCCAGATCCAGCTCGACGCACGCCGCCAGGAGATCCTCGCCGCCGCCCGGGTCTGCTTCGCCCGGCACGGGTACGAAGGTGCCACCGTCCGCCGGCTGGAGGAGGCGACCGGCCTGTCCCGGGGAGCCATCTTTCACCATTTCCGGGACAAGGACTCCCTGTTCCTCGCCGTGGCCGAGGACGACGCCGCCGCGATGGTCGAGACGGTGGCCCGCAACGGCCTGGTCCAGGTGATGCGCGACCTGCTCACCCGGGCCGATTCCCCGGACACCGCCGGCTGGCTGGGCAGCCAGCTCGAAGTGTCCCGGCGGCTGCGTACCGACCCAGACTTCGCCCGGCGCTGGGCCGCCCGGTCCTCGGCGATCGCCGAGGCGACCCGGGAGCGGCTCCGCCGCCAACGCGACGCCGGCGTGCTGCGCGACGACGTACCGATCGACGTCCTGGCGCGGTTCCTGGAGCTGGCCTACGACGGGCTGGTGCTGCAGCTGGCGATGGGGCGGCCGGGCAGCGACCTCGGCGCCGTGCTCGACATCGTCGAGGAGGCGGTACGTCGACCTCCGCCACGCTGA